The Pyxidicoccus sp. MSG2 DNA segment CCGTACTGCGCCAGCACCCGTTCCAGCGGATACGGCAGCGTGCTGAGTACCTCGCCGAGCAAATCGCCGAGGTCCCGCCCGTTGCGCCGCGCCGCGCTCACGATGGTGTCGAAGAGGACGCTGTAGCGGCGCACCTGCTCCGGCGTGAGGGACTTCACCTCCCGGTCCGCGTACCGGGGCACCGTGCGGTCCAGTTGCTCCGGGTGCACCAGCGCGTAGCGCGCGAGCTCCGGGTGGTCCGGCAGGTCCGGTGACGAGAAGAGGCGCGCCCCGTGCTGCACGGCCCACAGCGCATCCATCGCGTCCGCGCGGTACACCCACGGGCACACGAGTCCGTGGGGATGGTCCAGCCGCAGCCCGTCGTACTCGCCGAGCATCTTGTCCATGCGCGCGTTCATGAAGCGCAGCACCGGCCCGGCCCGCTGCCCGGCGGCCACTCCCGCGTCGTCGTCCTCGAAGTACTGCTCCGGGTCCAGCACGGGGTAGTTCCACGGCTGGCCATCCGGGTTGGTGCGGCTGGGCGGCGCGCCCATGAGGTAGCTGCGCAGGAAGAGGCCCTGCCACGCCCACGTGTCGCGCGGCGAGAGGCCAATCTGCAAATCGCCATACAGCTTCAGACGCAACCCCGCCGTGCGCTCCCGCAGGGACTGGTGCTGCGCGTGCACGAGGAACTGGAAGAAGGCGTAGCGTTCCAGCGCGTCCGCGTACCGGGCCTCCAGCTCCACGAGGCGCGCGGCGGCCGCGCCTTCCTCCCCATGGCGCGGGCTCCACAACCGTCCGTCGAGCGAGTCGCCCCAGCGCCTCCAGTCCGGCTCGTGCTTCTCCTCGCACAGCACGTCGAAGAGGCCGTCGCGGAGGAGCCACGCGTGGTGCTGCTGGCGGAAGGTGGCGAAGCGCCCGGCCAGCGCGCGCAGGGCGGGAGACGCGTCCGGGGCCTCGCGCTGGTGGCGGAAGGACTCCCACGCCTCGTTCAGCGCGGCGAGCTGCGTGCGGAAGGCGTGGCGGTAGCGCGCTCCCGGGCTGGCGTCGCGGGGACGGCTCGCGGCGAGGGCGGCCACGCGCCCGCGCGGCAGCAGCGCGCCCCAGGGCTCGGGCTCCTCCAGCGGCGCGAGCGCCACGTTGAGGAGGTTGCGTGAGAAGAGCGTGCCGTCATACGGCGACGCGTTGTACTCGGTGGTCTGTCCCTGCGGCCCGAGCTGGATGCCGTTGAAGCCCAGCTCCCGCGCGAAGGCGAGGAAGCGCGCCGCCCCTTCCGAGTACGGCGAGCCCCAGCCCGTGTCCTCCTCGGGGAGGCTGGGAAAGCTCGGGTCGTGGATGCTCAACACGCAGTTGCGGACATCGAGCGCGGCGAGCGCCTCGGTGACGAGTCGGCGGTGGTCTTCGGGCAGCGGCGCTGGAGCCATATCGGGCAGCGAGCGACCCTAGGAGCCTCCGCGCGAGTCGCCAACCGTCCTGGTGGGCCAGACGTTCAACATCAACGCCCGGCGGTGCCAGGCCCCTCAGTCCTGACGGGCCTGGGGCACCGGACGGGGCTCGCCGCCGCCACCGTGAGGCCCGTGTTCCTGGGGAGGACGCATGTGGAAGACCTTGCGCAGCCTGCGGCTCATCCAGTTCCGGCCGTCCACCAGGATTTCGTACACCGTCGGAATCACCAGCAGCGTCAGCAGCGTGGACGTAATCGTGCCGCCAATCACCGCGCGGCCCAGCGGCGCGCGGAAGTCGCCGCCCTCGCCCGCGCCAATCGCCACCGGAATCATGCCGGCCACCAGCGCCAGCGTCGTCATGATGATGGGCCGCAGGCGGATGCGCCCCGCCTCGATGAGCGCCTCACGCAGCGGCATGCCCTTCGCGTGTGACCACTTCGCGAAGTCGATGAGCAGGATGGCGTTCTTCGCGACGATGCCCATCAGCAGGATGACGCCGATGAGGCTCATGATGTTGAGCGTGTCACGCGTGACAATCAGCGCCAGCACCACGCCGATGAGCGACAGCGGCAGCGACAGGAGGATGGCCAGCGGGTCCAGG contains these protein-coding regions:
- a CDS encoding 4-alpha-glucanotransferase — protein: MAPAPLPEDHRRLVTEALAALDVRNCVLSIHDPSFPSLPEEDTGWGSPYSEGAARFLAFARELGFNGIQLGPQGQTTEYNASPYDGTLFSRNLLNVALAPLEEPEPWGALLPRGRVAALAASRPRDASPGARYRHAFRTQLAALNEAWESFRHQREAPDASPALRALAGRFATFRQQHHAWLLRDGLFDVLCEEKHEPDWRRWGDSLDGRLWSPRHGEEGAAAARLVELEARYADALERYAFFQFLVHAQHQSLRERTAGLRLKLYGDLQIGLSPRDTWAWQGLFLRSYLMGAPPSRTNPDGQPWNYPVLDPEQYFEDDDAGVAAGQRAGPVLRFMNARMDKMLGEYDGLRLDHPHGLVCPWVYRADAMDALWAVQHGARLFSSPDLPDHPELARYALVHPEQLDRTVPRYADREVKSLTPEQVRRYSVLFDTIVSAARRNGRDLGDLLGEVLSTLPYPLERVLAQYGLGRFRVTQKADLNNPTDVYRSENVAPEDWVMVGNHDTKSLWQLVGEWQWSGSLKAQADYLAWRLCPEEAEREAFARKLAADPGLLAQAKLADLFASRARNVMVFFTDLLGMTETYNTPGTVDARNWSLRVPPDWAREYRERLQCDAALNVPAALAMALRARGAETHKRHHALLAGLDRLASRLRRGP